The following are encoded together in the Lathyrus oleraceus cultivar Zhongwan6 chromosome 3, CAAS_Psat_ZW6_1.0, whole genome shotgun sequence genome:
- the LOC127126093 gene encoding auxin-induced protein 22E translates to MESYIETDLIVNHKDTELRLGLPGNDDEHSCNIGSIVRSNKRSFSPETSVEESSICNASSSSTTSDHDQSSVQPSKVQVVGWPPIRSFRKNSLQQKKVEEGCGKYVKVSMAGAPYLRKIDLNVYKSYSELLIALENLFKCTLGEYSEREGYNGSEHAPTYEDKDGDWMLVGDVPWNMFISSCKRLKIVKGSESKGLACL, encoded by the exons ATGGAAAGCTATATTGAAACAGATTTGATTGTTAATCACAAGGATACAGAATTAAGGTTGGGATTACCGGGTAATGATGATGAACATTCATGCAATATTGGATCTATTGTTAGAAGCAACAAGAGATCTTTTTCACCAGAAACAAGTGTCGAAGAGTCTTCCATTTGCAATGCTTCTAGTTCCTCAACCACAAGTGATCATGACCAAAGCAGTGTTCAACCTTCAAA GGTGCAAGTAGTTGGATGGCCACCAATTAGATCGTTTAGGAAGAACAGTTTACAACAAAAGAAAGTGGAAGAAGGATGTGGAAAGTACGTGAAAGTCAGCATGGCTGGTGCACCTTACTTGAGAAAGATAGATCTCAATGTTTACAAAAGCTATTCAGAACTTCTCATAGCTTTGGAAAATTTGTTCAAGTGCACATTGG GTGAATATTCAGAAAGAGAAGGGTACAATGGATCTGAGCATGCACCTACTTATGAGGATAAGGATGGTGATTGGATGTTGGTTGGAGATGTTCCATGGAA CATGTTCATATCCTCTTGCAAGAGGTTGAAGATAGTGAAAGGATCAGAGTCAAAGGGGTTGGCATGTTTATGA